Proteins encoded together in one Meles meles chromosome 7, mMelMel3.1 paternal haplotype, whole genome shotgun sequence window:
- the BAZ2A gene encoding bromodomain adjacent to zinc finger domain protein 2A isoform X3, with product MEANDHFNFTGLPPAPAASGLKPSPSSGEGLYTNGSPMNFPQQGKSLNGDVNVNGLSTVSHTTTSGILNSAPHSSSTSHLHHPSVAYDCLWNYSQYPSANSGNNLKDPPLLSQFSGGQYPLNGILGGSRQPSSPSHNTNLRAGSQEFWANGTQSPMGLNFDSQELYDSFPDQNFEVMPNGPPSFFTSPQTSPMLGSSIQTFAPSQEVGSGIHPDEAAEKELTSVVAENGTGLVGSLELEEEQPELKICGYNGSVPSVESLHQEVSVLVPDPTVSCLDDPSHLPDQLEDTPILSEVSLEPFNPLAPEPVSGGLYGIDDTELMGAEDKLPLEDSPVISALDCPSLNNATAFSLLADDSQTSASIFASPTSPPVLGESVLQDNSFDLNNGSDAEQEEMETQASDFPPPLTQPASDQSSTIQLHPATSPAVPPTASPAISLAVSPAASLEISPEVSPAVSPAVSPEISPVISPAAFPAVSPTSSAALPPVSSDVSLTGSPVTSPKVSPAVSPVSVLPAASSADKDVSTFPETTTDLEEITGEGVTTSGNGDVLRRRIATPEEVRLPLQHGWRREVRIKKGSHRWQGETWYYGPCGKRMKQFPEVIKYLSRNVVHNVRREHFSFSPRMPVGDFFEERDTPEGLQWVQLSAEEIPSRIQAITGKRGRPRNTEKAKTKEVPKVKRGRGRPPKVKIAELLNKTDNRLLKKLEAQETLNEEDKAKMSKIKKKMKQKARNKRKQETKSLKQKEAKKKSKAEKEKVKTKQEKLKEKVKREKKEKVKMKEKEEVAKGKSACKADKTLAMQRRLEERQRQQMILEEMKKPTEDMCLTDHQPLPDFSRIPGLILPSGAFSDCLTIVEFLHSFGKVLGFDPAKDVPSLGVLQEGLLCQGDSLGEVQDLLVRLLKAALYDPGLPSYCQSLKILGEKVSEIPLTRDNVSEILRCFLMAYGVEPALCDSLRTQPFQAQPPQQKAAVLAFLVHELNGSTLIINEIDKTLESMSSYRKNKWIVEGRLRRLKTALAKRTGRPEVEMQGPEEGLGRRRSSRIMEETSGMEEDDEEETVATVHGRRGRRDGEVDAIASSIPELERQIEKLSKRQLFFRKKLLHSSQMLRAVSLGQDRYRRRYWVLPYLAGIFVEGTEESLVPEDVIKQETDSLKVAAHPAPSPAPFSLKKELGSSGTSASTPARARGRPRKTKPGSLQPRHLKSPGRGQGSEQHDAQLQPEIQPHPQLQAQPQLQPQLQPQPQLQLHPQPQNGFLEPEGSPLSLGQSQHDLSQSAFLSWLSQTQSHGSLLSSSVLTPDSSPGKLDPTPSQPLEEPEPDETEPIPDSQAPWFSLAQMPCNAAPTPPPAVSEDQPTLSPQQPASSKPMSRPSAANPCSPVQLSSTPLPGMASKRRTGDPGGTSQSLTGAGQPKRRGRPPSKFFKQMEQRYLTQLTAQPVPPEMCSGWWCIQDPETLDATLKALHPRGIREKALHKHLNKHRDFLQEVCLRPSTDPIFEPSQLPAFQEGIMSWSPKEKTYETDLAVLQWVEELEQRVILSDLQIRGWTCPSPDSTREDLAYCEHLPDSQEDITWRGRGREGLAPQRKSTNPLDLAVMRLAALEQNVERRYLREPLWPAHEVVLEKALLSTPSGAPQCTTTEISYEITPRIRAWRQTLERCRSAAQVCLCLGQLERSIAWEKSVNKVTCLVCRKGDNDEFLLLCDGCDRGCHIYCHRPKMEAVPEGDWFCAVCLAQQVEGGFTQKPGFPKRGQKRKNSYELNFPEGDGRRRRVLSRGRESPAVPRYSEEGLSPSKRRRFSMRNHHSDLTFCEIILMEMESHDAAWPFLEPVNPRLVSGYRRIIKNPMDFSTMRERLLRGGYTSSEEFAADALLVFDNCQTFNEDDSEVGKAGHIMRRFFESRWEEFYQGKQANL from the exons ATGGAGGCAAACGACCATTTTAACTTTACTGGCCTTCCCCCTGCACCTGCTGCCTCAGGACTGAAaccctctccctcctcagggGAGGGCCTCTACACTAACGGGTCTCCCATGAACTTCCCCCAGCAAGGGAAAA gTTTGAATGGGGATGTGAATGTTAATGGCTTATCTACTGTATCTCACACTACTACTTCAGGGATTTTGAATTCTGCTCCCCACTCCTCCAGCACCTCACACCTCCATCACCCCAGCGTGGCCTACGACTGTCTCTGGAACTACTCACAGTACCCATCTGCCAATTCTGGCAACAACCTCAAGGACCCACCCCTTCTCTCCCAATTCTCGGGGGGACAATACCCACTCAACGGCATCCTTGGGGGCAGCCGGCAACCTTCATCCCCAAGTCACAACACTAACCTTCGGGCTGGGAGCCAAGAGTTCTGGGCCAACGGTACCCAGAGTCCCATGGGGCTTAACTTCGACTCACAGGAACTGTATGATTCCTTTCCTGACCAGAATTTTGAGGTGATGCCCAATGGACCCCCTAGTTTTTTCACCTCCCCACAGACTTCTCCTATGTTGGGATCCAGTATCCAGACCTTCGCACCCTCCCAGGAGGTAGGCAGTGGTATCCATCCTGATGAGGCGGCAGAAAAGGAGCTGACATCAGTTGTGGCGGAGAATGGCACTGGCTTGGTAGGCAGCCTGGAGCTGGAAGAAGAGCAGCCAG AACTGAAGATATGTGGCTACAATGGCTCTGTCCCTTCTGTGGAATCATTACACCAAGAGGTCTCAGTCTTGGTCCCTGACCCCACAGTGAGCTGCTTAGATGATCCTTCACATCTTCCTGATCAACTGGAAGACACTCCAATCCTCAGTGAAGTCTCTCTGGAGCCCTTCAACCCCCTGGCACCAG AGCCAGTGAGTGGAGGACTCTATGGTATAGATGACACGGAGCTGATGGGTGCAGAGGACAAGCTGCCTCTTGAGGACAGCCCTGTGATTTCTGCCCTTGATTGCCCTTCCCTCAATAATGCCACTGCCTTCAGTCTCCTGGCAGATGACAGTCAGACTTCAGCCTCTATCTTTGCCAGCCCAACCTCTCCACCTGTCCTTGGAGAGTCTGTCCTGCAAG ATAATAGCTTTGACCTGAATAATGGTAGTGATGcagaacaggaagaaatggagactCAGGCTTCAGACTTCCCACCACCTCTGACCCAGCCAGCCTCTGACCAGTCATCCACTATTCAGCTCCATCCAGCAACTTCACCAGCAGTCCCGCCAACGGCCTCCCCGGCAATCTCTCTGGCAGTTTCGCCAGCAGCCTCCCTGGAAATCTCTCCAGAAGTCTCCCCAGCGGTTTCGCCAGCAGTCTCCCCGGAAATTTCCCCAGTCATCTCCCCAGCAGCCTTCCCAGCTGTCTCTCCAACTTCCTCAGCAGCTCTCCCACCAGTCTCCTCAGACGTCTCCTTGACAGGCTCCCCAGTGACCTCCCCAAAAGTGTCCCCTGCAGTTTCCCCAGTATCTGTCCTCCCAGCAGCCTCCTCAGCAGATAAGGATGTCAGCACCTTCCCTGAAACCACCACTGACCTGGAAGAGATCACTGGAGAAGGAGTCACTACTTCTGGTAATG GTGATGTCCTGAGGAGACGTATTGCTACCCCAGAAGAAGTCCGTCTTCCCCTCCAACATGG GTGGCGGAGAGAGGTGCGCATCAAGAAGGGCAGCCACCGGTGGCAAGGGGAGACATGGTATTATGGTCCCTGTGGGAAGAGGATGAAACAGTTTCCAGAAGTGATCAAG TACCTGAGCCGCAACGTGGTACACAATGTCCGTCGTGAGCACTTCAGTTTCAGTCCCCGTATGCCTGTTGGAGATTTCTTTGAAGAGAGAGACACGCCAGAG GGCTTGCAGTGGGTACAGCTCTCAGCAGAGGAGATCCCGTCCAGGATTCAGGCAATTACCGGGAAACGGGGCCGACCTCGAAACACTGAGAAGGCCAAGACTAAGGAAGTCCCCAAGGTGAAACGGGGACGAGGTCGGCCACCCAAGGTCAAAATCGCTGAGCTGCTGAATAAGACAGATAACCGCCTCCTAAAGAAACTGGAGGCCCAAG AAACACTGAATGAGGAGGATAAAGCAAAGATGAGTAAAATCAAGAAGAAGATGAAGCAGAAG GCCAGAAACAAGCGGAAACAAGAGACCAAGAGCTTAAAGCAGAAGGAAGCTAAGAAGAAATCCAAG GCTGAGAAGGAGAAGGtaaagacaaagcaggaaaaactgaaggaaaaagtgaaaagggagaagaaggagaaagtaaaaatgaaggaaaaggaggaagtggCCAAAGGCAAGTCAGCCTGTAAAGCTGATAAAACGCTGGCCATGCAGAGGCGCTTGGAGGAGCGGCAGAGGCAGCAGATGATCTTGGAGGAGATGAAGAAGCCCACAGAGGACATGTGTCTGACTGATCACCAG CCCCTACCTGACTTCTCCCGCATCCCTGGTCTGATCCTGCCTAGTGGGGCCTTCTCAGACTGCTTGACCATCGTGGAATTCCTGCACAGCTTCGGCAAGGTGCTAGGCTTTGACCCTGCCAAAGATGTACCCAGCCTGGGGGTCCTGCAGGAGGGACTCCTGTGTCAAGGCGACAGCCTGGGTGAGGTGCAGGATCTGCTGGTGCGGCTCCTGAAGGCTGCGCTCTATGATCCCGGCCTGCCCTCTTACTGTCAG TCCTTGAAGATCTTGGGGGAGAAGGTGTCCGAGATCCCACTGACAAGAGACAATGTGTCTGAGATCCTGCGCTGCTTCCTCATGGCATATGGAGTGGAGCCTGCCCTCTGTGACAGCCTGCGCACCCAGCCTTTTCAGGCCCAGCCCCCGCAACAGAAAGCTGCTGTCTTGGCCTTCCTTGTGCATGAGCTCAATGGCTCGACCCTCATCATCAA TGAGATCGACAAGACTCTGGAGAGTATGTCCAGCTACAGGAAAAACAAGTGGATTGTTGAAGGCCGGCTCCGGAG ACTAAAAACTGCTCTGGCCAAGCGAACTGGGCGGCCTGAAGTAGAGATGCAAGGGCCAGAGGAGGGCCTGGGGCGGAGGCGTAGCTCTCGCATCATGGAGGAGACCAGTGGTATGGAAGAAGATGACGAGGAAGAGACTGTAGCAACTGTCCATGGCCGTAGGGGTCGAAGAGATGGAGAG GTTGATGCCATAGCATCAAGCATCCCAGAGCTGGAGCGCCAGATAGAAAAACTGAGCAAG CGTCAGCTCTTCTTTCGAAAAAAGCTGCTTCACTCATCCCAGATGCTTCGGGCAGTCTCCTTGGGTCAAGACCGCTACAGACGCCGCTACTGGGTGTTGCCCTATTTGGCTGGTATCTTTGTGGAAGGAACAGAGGAGAGCTTAG TTCCTGAGGATGTGATTAAGCAGGAAACGGACTCCTTAAAAGTGGCAGCCCATCCAgcacccagcccagcccccttCTCCCTGAAGAAGGAGTTAGGTAGTTCCGGCACCTCTGCCAGTACTCCTGCCCGGGCCCGAGGCCGACCTCGGAAAACTAAGCCTGGGTCTCTGCAACCTAGGCACCTGAAATCACCTGGCCGGGGCCAGGGTTCTGAACAGCACGATGCCCAGCTTCAGCCCGAGATTCAGCCCCATCCTCAGCTTCAGGCTCAGCCCCAGCTCCAGCCTCAGCTCCAGCCTCAACCCCAGCTTCAGCTTCATCCTCAGCCCCAAAATGGGTTCTTGGAGCCAGAAGGCTCCCCCTTGTCCTTGGGTCAGAGCCAGCATGACCTAAGTCAGTCAGCTTTTCTGTCTTGGCTGAGCCAGACTCAGAgccatggctccctgctgagcagctcAGTCCTCACACCTGACAGCAGCCCTGGAAAACTGGACCCAACCCCATCACAACCCTTGGAGGAGCCAGAGCCTGATGAGACAGAGCCCATCCCTGATTCTCAAGCTCCCTGGTTTAGCTTAGCCCAGATGCCTTGCAATGCTGCCCCTACACCACCCCCAGCAGTTTCTGAGGACCAGCCTACTCTCTCCCCTCAGCAGCCTGCCTCCTCCAAGCCA ATGAGTCGACCCAGTGCGGCCAACCCCTGTTCTCCAGTACAGCTCTCTTCTACCCCCTTGCCTGGGATGGCCTCTAAGAGGCGAACAGGAGACCCTGGGGGCACATCACAGAGTCTCACAGGGGCAGGACAGCCAAAACGGAGGGGGAGACCCCCCAGTAAGTTCTTCAAACAGATGGAACAGCGTTATCTAACCCAGCTGACAGCCCAGCCTGTCCCCCCTG AGATGTGCTCTGGCTGGTGGTGCATCCAAGATCCTGAGACCCTCGATGCTACCCTCAAGGCCCTGCACCCCCGAGGCATCCGAGAAAAGGCACTTCACAAACACCTCAACAAGCACAGGGACTTCTTACAGGAAGTCTGCCTGCGGCCCTCCACTG ACCCCATCTTTGAGCCTAGTCAGCTACCTGCCTTTCAAGAGGGGATTATGAGCTGGTCCCCTAAAGAGAAGACCTATGAGACAGACCTGGCTGTGCTTCAGTGGGTAGAGGAGCTGGAACAACGGGTTATCCTCTCTGACCTGCAGATTCGG GGCTGGACATGTCCTAGCCCAGACTCTACTCGTGAAGACTTGGCCTACTGTGAGCATCTGCCTGACTCCCAGGAGGATATCACCTGGAGAGGTCGAGGTAGGGAAGGACTGGCACCCCAGCGTAAAAGCACCAACCCGCTGGACCTGGCCGTGATGCGCCTGGCTGCTCTGGAGCAGAATGTGGAGCGACGGTATCTCCGGGAGCCCCTCTGGCCAGCTCATGAGGTTGTGCTGGAGAAGGCCTTGCTCAGCACGCCCAGTGGTGCCCCCCAGTGCACCACTACAGAGAT atccTATGAGATCACTCCTCGAATTCGGGCCTGGCGCCAGACACTTGAGCGGTGCCGGAGTGCAGCGCAGGTGTGCTTGTGCCTAGGCCAGCTGGAGAGGTCCATTGCCTGGGAGAAGTCAGTCAACAAAGTG ACCTGTCTCGTCTGCCGGAAGGGTGACAATGATGAGTTTCTTCTGCTTTGTGATGGATGTGACCGTGGTTGCCACATTTACTGCCATCGGCCTAAGATGGAGGCTGTCCCAGAAGGAGATTGGTTCTGTGCAGTATGTTTGGCCCAG